Proteins found in one Campylobacter concisus genomic segment:
- a CDS encoding LemA family protein: MLITIIVVVIALAAYIIKIYNKLQLMMQNIRESFANIQATLKKRLDLSNQIIDIAKDYASSEQMIQLGVSGNGVAKVAALAQAFPELKANETYQMLMSQLEKIESELLNKRESYNAEVKSYNSYKNAFPQVLIASKLSFESVAYFDINDEDFSENLKIFKKDDSARIQEILSDSNKKITDIAMNAKKMINDKISNNPNQKE, translated from the coding sequence ATGCTTATTACTATAATTGTTGTTGTTATTGCCCTAGCGGCTTATATTATTAAAATATACAATAAACTACAATTAATGATGCAAAACATCAGAGAGAGCTTCGCAAATATCCAAGCTACGCTCAAAAAACGTTTAGATCTATCAAATCAAATAATAGATATAGCCAAAGATTATGCAAGTAGCGAACAAATGATTCAACTTGGCGTTTCTGGAAATGGAGTCGCAAAAGTAGCTGCTTTGGCTCAAGCCTTTCCGGAACTAAAGGCTAACGAAACATATCAAATGCTAATGTCGCAGTTAGAAAAAATCGAGAGCGAACTCCTAAATAAACGTGAAAGCTACAATGCTGAGGTAAAAAGCTATAATTCTTATAAAAATGCGTTCCCGCAAGTCCTAATAGCCTCAAAACTATCTTTTGAATCAGTCGCTTATTTTGACATTAATGATGAGGACTTTAGTGAAAATTTAAAAATATTTAAAAAAGATGATTCGGCTAGAATACAAGAAATTTTAAGTGACTCTAATAAGAAAATCACCGATATTGCAATGAATGCAAAAAAGATGATTAACGATAAAATTTCAAATAATCCAAACCAAAAAGAGTAA
- a CDS encoding DNA-deoxyinosine glycosylase, whose translation MNQISPFKPIFDKNSKILILGSFPSVVSRKLGFYYANPQNRFWRVLAGILNAPLPTSMDEKINFLLAHRIAIYDAAISCEIKGSSDAKMTAVEPANLEPIFSGARIAQVYANGGKAHEICEKYLKNQILNATGKEPVKLPSTSPANANFSFERLVQEWTIVAEALKDG comes from the coding sequence ATGAACCAAATTAGTCCATTTAAACCGATTTTTGATAAAAACTCTAAAATTTTAATCCTCGGCTCATTCCCTTCCGTAGTTTCTCGCAAGCTGGGCTTTTACTACGCAAATCCACAAAACCGCTTTTGGCGAGTGCTGGCCGGGATTTTAAACGCTCCGCTGCCTACAAGCATGGATGAAAAGATAAATTTTCTACTCGCTCACCGCATCGCTATCTACGATGCCGCGATCTCGTGCGAGATAAAGGGCTCGAGCGATGCTAAAATGACCGCCGTTGAGCCTGCAAATTTGGAGCCGATTTTTAGCGGAGCGCGCATAGCGCAAGTTTACGCAAACGGCGGTAAGGCGCACGAAATCTGCGAAAAATACCTAAAAAATCAAATTTTAAACGCAACGGGTAAAGAACCCGTCAAGCTACCCTCGACCAGTCCCGCAAATGCAAATTTTAGTTTTGAAAGGCTCGTGCAAGAGTGGACGATCGTCGCCGAAGCGTTAAAAGACGGCTAA
- a CDS encoding threonylcarbamoyl-AMP synthase, with amino-acid sequence MIFLAQTDTTAGFLSKDYKEINKAKMRDENKPCLITTAKFSVLNELVRVPKKYKNFIRRSRKATFLYPNLKAIRVVKECEHEKFLAKFDWLYSSSANKNGQNFNEAWAMSVADEIVDDHFFEDAPSKIYKISRKKIKRLR; translated from the coding sequence ATGATATTTCTAGCACAAACCGATACGACAGCCGGCTTTTTGAGTAAAGATTATAAAGAGATAAATAAGGCCAAAATGCGTGATGAAAATAAACCTTGCCTTATCACGACAGCGAAATTTAGCGTTTTAAATGAGCTTGTTAGAGTGCCAAAAAAGTATAAAAATTTTATACGCCGTTCAAGAAAAGCTACATTTTTGTATCCAAATTTAAAGGCTATTAGAGTCGTAAAAGAGTGCGAGCACGAAAAATTTTTAGCTAAATTTGACTGGCTTTATTCAAGCAGTGCGAACAAAAATGGGCAAAATTTTAATGAAGCTTGGGCTATGAGCGTGGCTGATGAAATAGTAGATGATCATTTTTTCGAAGATGCTCCATCAAAAATTTATAAAATTTCTCGAAAAAAAATAAAACGTTTAAGATAA
- a CDS encoding NAD(P)H-dependent oxidoreductase, whose amino-acid sequence MKTLVILSHPNLAASRVNKALSQVAKAAADAKVRHLEGLYGLDIARIDARAEQDALAAAERIVFLYPMHWLNVPPMLKAYIDIVFSHELVGSGALKGKVLQLALSVSTPLSEYSKQGAIGFSLDEILTPLKIAANYCGMEFAVPFISSGFEPGEFGDDAVDAAAARFGKLLRGELSPGEYQI is encoded by the coding sequence ATGAAAACTCTTGTGATTTTATCGCACCCAAATCTCGCCGCATCGCGCGTAAACAAAGCCTTATCTCAGGTAGCAAAGGCCGCAGCGGACGCTAAGGTGCGGCATTTGGAGGGGCTTTACGGCTTAGATATCGCGCGCATAGACGCCCGCGCAGAGCAAGACGCGTTAGCGGCTGCCGAGCGCATCGTATTTTTGTACCCGATGCACTGGCTAAACGTGCCGCCTATGCTAAAAGCCTATATCGACATCGTCTTTTCGCACGAGCTGGTGGGTTCCGGCGCGCTTAAAGGCAAGGTCTTGCAGCTTGCGCTAAGCGTCAGTACTCCGCTTAGCGAATACTCTAAACAGGGCGCGATCGGCTTTAGCTTGGATGAAATTTTAACGCCGCTTAAGATCGCGGCAAACTACTGCGGGATGGAGTTTGCCGTGCCGTTTATTAGTAGCGGATTTGAGCCGGGCGAGTTTGGCGACGATGCCGTAGATGCCGCAGCTGCGCGCTTTGGCAAGCTTTTACGAGGAGAGCTAAGCCCAGGCGAATATCAAATTTAG
- the nifJ gene encoding pyruvate:ferredoxin (flavodoxin) oxidoreductase gives MAKIMKTMDGNEAAAHAAYAFTEVAGIYPITPSSPMADYTDMWAAQGKKNLFGMPVKVVEMQSEGGAAGTVHGSLQVGALTTTYTASQGLLLKIPNMYKIAGQLLPGVIHVSARSIAAQALSIFGDHQDIYACRQTGFAMLASGSVQEVMDIAGVAHLAAIKGRVPFLHFFDGFRTSHEIQKVEVLDYAHFDRLLDREALQKFRDEALSPESPKTRGTAQNDDIYFQTRELANRYYDAVPDIVAEYLKEISKITGRDYRPFNYYGDPHATRVVVAMGSVTQTLEEVVDHLRAKGEKVGVLKVHLYRPFSLKYLFDVMPETVEKIAVLDRTKEPGSLGEPLYLDVKAAFYGHKNQPVIVGGRYGLSSKDVDPAQMLAVFENLNLSEPKNGFTVGIEDDVTFTSLKVGEKISLSDASVKECLFYGLGADGTVGANKNSIKIIGDKTDLYAQAYFAYDSKKSGGYTRSHLRFGKNPIRSTYLVSNPHFVACSVAAYLEIYDVIDGIREGGTFLLNSIWDAEQTVAKLPNKVKKILAEKRVNFYIINATKLAREIGLKNRTNTIMQSAFFKLADIIPFADAQKYMKEYAHKAYAKKGEAIVEMNYKAIDMGADGLVKVEVDPSWANLTDDAANEEKYVGDEFIEKIVKPINAARGDSLPVSAFVGYEDGHFKSGTTQYEKRGIGVMVPKWIEGNCIQCNQCAFVCPHAVIRPFLIDENELAAAPQTVQDHVLDAKGKEVKGLKYKIQVSPLDCTGCELCAQICPSKEKSLVMVPLAEEMERHEQENADYLFKKVTYKDDLMSKDSVKGVGFAQPLFEFHGACPGCGETPYIGLVTRLFGDRMIVANATGCSSIYGGSAPSTPYTTNKEGKGVAWANSLFEDNAEFGMGMNVAVETLRHRIEDVMLRTKDAAPNALAALYSDWIAHKNDGEKTTQIAKILTPILEQNLSVEGVKEILELKRYLVKKSQWIIGGDGWAYDIGFGGLDHVLASGENVNVLVLDTEVYSNTGGQSSKSSRAGSIAQFTASGKPMQKKDLGYIAMTYGNIFVAQINSNASQANTIKAIAAAEAYDGPSLVIAYSPCIAHGIKGGMALSGGQGELATKCGYWPTYVYDPRLIKEGKNPLKMTSKDPDWSLYEEFLLNEVRYNSLKKTNPQHADELLAKNKADAQRRYRQLKRLSLADFSDEIESSAPESAEDASAGSVAE, from the coding sequence ATGGCTAAAATAATGAAAACTATGGACGGAAACGAGGCTGCGGCGCACGCGGCTTACGCATTTACCGAGGTTGCGGGCATATACCCGATCACCCCTAGCTCGCCGATGGCTGACTACACCGATATGTGGGCGGCTCAGGGCAAGAAAAATTTATTCGGCATGCCGGTTAAAGTAGTCGAAATGCAAAGCGAGGGCGGGGCGGCGGGCACTGTGCACGGCTCGCTGCAAGTAGGCGCCCTAACTACGACATACACGGCTTCGCAAGGCCTTTTGCTAAAAATCCCGAATATGTACAAAATCGCAGGCCAGCTACTGCCGGGCGTCATCCACGTGAGCGCGCGCTCTATCGCGGCTCAGGCGCTTTCTATCTTTGGCGATCATCAGGACATTTATGCCTGTCGCCAAACGGGCTTTGCGATGCTAGCAAGCGGCTCTGTGCAGGAAGTCATGGATATCGCGGGCGTCGCGCATCTAGCGGCGATCAAGGGTCGCGTGCCGTTTTTACACTTTTTCGATGGATTTCGCACGAGCCACGAGATACAAAAGGTCGAGGTGCTTGACTATGCGCACTTTGATAGGCTTCTTGACCGCGAGGCGCTGCAAAAATTTAGAGACGAGGCGCTAAGCCCTGAAAGCCCGAAGACTCGCGGTACAGCTCAAAACGACGATATCTACTTCCAGACGCGCGAGCTAGCTAACCGCTACTACGACGCGGTGCCTGATATCGTAGCCGAGTATCTAAAAGAAATTTCAAAAATCACGGGACGAGACTATCGTCCGTTTAATTATTACGGCGATCCGCACGCTACGCGCGTCGTGGTTGCGATGGGTTCGGTAACGCAAACTCTAGAAGAAGTCGTCGATCACCTGCGCGCAAAAGGCGAAAAAGTAGGCGTGCTAAAAGTGCATCTATACCGCCCGTTTAGCCTAAAATACCTCTTTGACGTAATGCCTGAGACGGTAGAAAAGATCGCCGTGCTAGACCGCACGAAAGAGCCCGGAAGCCTCGGCGAGCCGCTATATCTGGACGTCAAGGCTGCGTTTTACGGACACAAAAATCAGCCCGTGATCGTGGGCGGACGCTACGGCCTAAGCTCAAAGGACGTCGATCCTGCACAAATGCTGGCGGTTTTTGAGAATTTAAATTTAAGCGAGCCAAAAAACGGCTTTACCGTCGGTATCGAGGACGACGTGACCTTCACCTCGCTAAAAGTCGGCGAGAAAATTTCGCTAAGCGACGCAAGCGTGAAAGAGTGCCTATTTTACGGCCTTGGCGCGGACGGTACCGTTGGAGCGAATAAAAACTCAATCAAAATCATCGGCGATAAAACCGATCTTTACGCGCAGGCGTATTTTGCATACGACAGTAAAAAATCGGGCGGCTACACGCGCTCGCATCTACGCTTCGGTAAAAACCCGATCCGCTCGACCTATCTCGTCTCAAATCCCCACTTTGTAGCCTGCTCGGTCGCGGCGTATCTTGAAATTTACGACGTCATAGACGGTATCCGCGAGGGCGGAACGTTCCTGCTAAACTCGATCTGGGACGCCGAGCAGACGGTCGCTAAACTACCTAATAAAGTAAAGAAAATTTTAGCTGAGAAAAGAGTAAATTTCTACATCATCAACGCCACTAAGCTAGCTCGCGAGATCGGGCTAAAAAACCGCACGAATACCATCATGCAGTCGGCGTTTTTTAAACTTGCAGACATCATCCCATTTGCCGACGCGCAAAAATACATGAAAGAGTACGCACACAAAGCCTATGCCAAAAAGGGTGAAGCGATCGTGGAGATGAACTACAAGGCTATCGATATGGGCGCGGATGGGCTGGTCAAGGTCGAAGTAGATCCTAGCTGGGCAAATTTGACGGATGACGCCGCTAACGAGGAGAAATACGTCGGCGACGAATTTATAGAAAAAATCGTCAAGCCTATCAACGCCGCCAGGGGCGATAGCTTGCCCGTTTCGGCATTTGTGGGCTATGAGGACGGACACTTTAAATCAGGCACGACGCAATACGAAAAACGCGGTATCGGCGTAATGGTACCGAAGTGGATCGAGGGCAACTGCATCCAGTGTAATCAGTGCGCCTTCGTCTGCCCGCACGCGGTGATCCGCCCGTTTCTAATCGACGAAAACGAGCTCGCCGCCGCGCCGCAAACCGTGCAAGATCACGTCCTAGACGCCAAAGGCAAAGAGGTAAAAGGGCTAAAATACAAAATCCAAGTTAGCCCGCTTGACTGCACGGGCTGCGAGCTGTGCGCTCAAATTTGCCCGAGCAAGGAAAAATCGCTCGTCATGGTACCGCTAGCCGAGGAGATGGAGCGACACGAGCAGGAAAACGCCGATTATTTATTTAAAAAAGTAACCTACAAAGACGATCTGATGAGCAAAGATAGCGTCAAGGGCGTGGGATTTGCGCAGCCGCTATTTGAGTTTCACGGTGCGTGTCCCGGATGCGGCGAGACGCCTTATATCGGGCTTGTTACGAGACTTTTCGGCGACCGTATGATCGTGGCAAACGCCACCGGTTGTAGCTCGATCTACGGCGGTAGCGCGCCTTCGACGCCTTATACGACGAACAAAGAGGGCAAGGGCGTAGCGTGGGCGAATTCGCTATTTGAGGATAACGCGGAGTTTGGCATGGGTATGAACGTCGCGGTAGAGACGCTGCGCCACCGTATCGAAGACGTCATGCTACGCACCAAAGACGCCGCGCCAAATGCCCTAGCCGCGCTATACTCCGACTGGATCGCACACAAAAACGACGGCGAGAAAACGACGCAAATCGCTAAAATTTTAACACCGATTTTGGAGCAAAATTTAAGCGTAGAGGGCGTAAAAGAAATTTTAGAGTTAAAAAGATATCTCGTCAAAAAATCCCAGTGGATCATCGGCGGCGACGGCTGGGCCTACGACATCGGCTTTGGCGGGCTTGATCACGTGCTAGCTAGCGGCGAGAACGTAAACGTGCTCGTGCTTGACACCGAGGTCTACTCAAACACCGGCGGCCAAAGCTCAAAATCAAGCCGCGCAGGCTCCATAGCGCAGTTTACCGCTAGCGGCAAGCCGATGCAAAAAAAAGATCTAGGCTACATCGCGATGACCTACGGAAATATCTTCGTAGCTCAAATCAACTCAAACGCCAGCCAGGCAAACACGATAAAAGCCATCGCCGCAGCCGAAGCCTACGACGGACCTAGCCTCGTGATAGCGTATTCGCCGTGTATCGCGCACGGTATAAAAGGCGGCATGGCGCTCTCGGGCGGTCAAGGCGAGCTAGCGACCAAATGCGGCTACTGGCCGACCTACGTCTACGATCCGCGCCTAATCAAAGAGGGCAAAAATCCGCTCAAAATGACCTCAAAAGATCCTGATTGGTCGCTTTACGAGGAGTTTTTGCTAAACGAGGTTCGCTACAACTCGCTTAAGAAAACCAATCCGCAGCACGCGGACGAGCTGCTGGCTAAAAACAAGGCCGACGCACAAAGACGCTACCGTCAGCTAAAACGCCTAAGCTTGGCTGACTTTAGCGACGAGATCGAGTCTAGCGCGCCTGAAAGCGCCGAGGATGCCTCTGCCGGCAGCGTAGCCGAGTAA
- a CDS encoding toxin-antitoxin system YwqK family antitoxin: MKILKFLFLLPLLAIGAQALEPKIIMKPEASLKNGLYYVKGKLYDGTLKMLRYSVEDLYDVNAMGMVYPRLKPLPPTLIREIDVQGGTAVRYRDYFDGRDKPSNEYPLKNGVREGTAKHYHADSGALMGESEYKNGVRDGRYRRYYFDEGGALKQEGFFKADRREGIFTDYYISGEVSARSPYAGGLRNGEDFDYYKSGKIRGVRTYKEGKREGAETWYYESGTVEETGEYKNDRKNGVWKRFYENGKTRVVENYKDGEKDGVAREYYVGGKLRGEYEYKDGRQTGAGLDYYESGAPAAKVMFKNGRYHGLYEEYHENGKLKARVMFEDGLEVGEARHYYANGKLEAEGEFERGRLIRAKKYDEAGKLISDKQGKNRLPRE; encoded by the coding sequence ATGAAAATCTTAAAATTTCTATTTTTACTTCCGCTTCTAGCCATCGGTGCGCAAGCGCTGGAGCCAAAAATCATAATGAAGCCCGAAGCGAGCCTAAAAAATGGCCTTTACTACGTAAAAGGCAAGCTCTACGACGGCACGTTAAAGATGCTGCGCTACAGCGTCGAGGACCTATATGACGTAAATGCGATGGGCATGGTCTATCCGAGGCTAAAACCTCTGCCGCCCACGCTTATACGCGAGATAGACGTGCAGGGCGGCACGGCGGTGCGATATCGAGACTATTTTGACGGCAGAGACAAGCCCTCAAACGAATATCCCCTAAAAAACGGCGTCCGCGAGGGCACGGCTAAGCACTACCATGCAGATAGCGGCGCTCTGATGGGCGAGAGCGAATACAAAAATGGTGTCCGCGACGGGCGTTATCGCCGCTACTACTTTGACGAGGGCGGCGCGTTAAAGCAGGAGGGCTTTTTCAAGGCGGACAGGCGAGAGGGCATTTTCACGGACTATTACATTAGCGGCGAGGTTAGCGCACGCAGTCCATACGCGGGCGGGCTTCGAAACGGCGAGGACTTCGACTACTACAAAAGCGGTAAAATTCGAGGCGTGCGAACCTACAAAGAGGGCAAGCGAGAGGGCGCGGAGACGTGGTACTACGAAAGCGGCACCGTGGAGGAGACTGGCGAATACAAAAATGACCGCAAAAACGGCGTTTGGAAGCGATTTTACGAAAACGGCAAAACGCGCGTGGTAGAAAATTACAAAGACGGCGAAAAGGACGGCGTCGCGCGCGAATACTACGTGGGCGGCAAGCTACGAGGCGAATACGAGTACAAAGACGGCCGCCAAACGGGCGCGGGGCTGGACTACTACGAGAGCGGGGCGCCGGCGGCAAAAGTAATGTTTAAAAACGGGCGCTATCACGGGCTGTACGAGGAGTATCACGAAAACGGCAAGCTAAAAGCCAGAGTGATGTTTGAGGACGGGCTGGAGGTCGGCGAGGCGCGCCACTACTACGCAAACGGCAAACTAGAGGCCGAGGGGGAGTTTGAGCGCGGCAGGCTCATCCGCGCCAAAAAATACGACGAAGCGGGTAAGCTAATCAGCGATAAACAGGGTAAAAACAGACTTCCGAGGGAGTAA